A stretch of DNA from Octopus sinensis unplaced genomic scaffold, ASM634580v1 Contig09277, whole genome shotgun sequence:
ACATTAAATGTTATTTTCCACCTTTTTATCAACCGCAGGCATGTTGTGGTCGGGCAAAAGGTCGATGAATTTGAAAACATATGTGACGTATCAAGTGATAAAGCCAATGTCACAATAACTTCAAGATATTCAGGAGTTATCAAAAAGTTATATTATTTGACTAATGACGATGCAATGGTCGGGCATCCTTTAATTGATATCGAAATTGACGATCAACAAGAAATTGAAACTAATCTTTATCCAACTAATGCAGAAAATGTATCACCAAAAACGACATCTTTTGAAAATGAATCAATAATGGCAACTCCTGCTGTCCGTAGATTGGCTCGAGAAAACAACGTActaccatttttattgttttaggtAAATTTACACGAAATTAGTGGATCGTCTATTGGAGGTAGAATCATAAAAGAAGACGTGCTAAATTTTATTGGTATTAAACAAATGCTAAATAGTGACTAATTAGAAAACAGGAATTATGAAAATAAGAGCTCCAAACTTCAAGTAACTTCTGAAAATGATGTCATTCCTCTGCGTGGATCTCGAAAAACAATGTTCAATTTAATGACGGAGGCCAGCACGATTCCACATTTTTATGCCTACGAAGTAGTCAGCACAGACAAAATGTCATCAGCTTTATCACATTTAAAATTTTACGCACAAGAAAAGTACGAAACTCGAATAACCGTGACGAGTCTTTTAATTaaagttatattttctattttttaattaggctgtttcttttgcacttcttgagAATCCAATATTGAATTCCATAGTCGATGAAAatgaggagaatattattctcaATGTTGATTATGGGAATCTACTATTAATAGAAAGATCATAATATTGGAGTGGCCATGAATACTCCAAACGGATTAGTTGTTCCGGTTGTGCATCAAGTTCAACAGAAAAATTTACTTCAAATCTCTCAGTGTCTTAAAGAATTGTCTGataaaggaaaaattaataaattatccgTTGATGACCTATCAGGGGCGACTTTTACAATTTCCAACATTTCTCCTGTATTTCCAAAATTCCTCTAAAAGCAATAGATTGGAGGCTTAATGGGAAATTCAATCATAATTCCCCCTCAGGTCGGAATACTATCTATTGGGAGACCGGaggtttattaaatatttaaatatctttagaaaaaattagaaaaatcttCTGATGGAGAAATTATAGATGCAGAATACTCTACGATAATCTTTTCTGGCGATCACAGAGTTATTGATGGATTTACTGCTTTAAGTTTCCTCAAAACATGTAAATCAATGTTGGAAAATCCTATACTAATGTTACtcaatcataaataataataatttactgcATACTTTATTCATCAAATACTTTTTCGTGTTATTCTGCCTTGTGAAAGTTGAAATATAATTCTTTTGGACATAATTATGGaaataacaaagcaaaaaataTCCCGAATATAGACAGGGTTTTCTGGACACTGTGGACAGATAAATATTTAGAACGCAAAAAAGTGTAGAAGGGGAAAATCTCTTTTTATGAGAtgtgaaaattttatttcaaagtaGATACAAGTAATAGAAAAAGGAACAAAGAGATATAAGTTAGTCCATTTACAGAATTGAGGTAGATAATCAAAGACGATTCTGGCTTCTCTTAATTGCTCTAAAAGAGAAAGGTCGTCCATAGAGTAGACTTAGACaaattaattagtttaattaaaagtatcattaaaaataaatagtttattAATTGTCATTGTCAAAATTGTAGTAACAAACCGGCTTCTCTGGCAAGTCAATTTTCAACCTCAGTTCTTCCCCTTTTTGTTTTCACAATTTGATAGTTGTTGTCGACTTTCAAACCCTGATTGTGCTCAACGATCATGCTCTCTAGCGCTTTCTTGATTGTTACTAATATGTTAGTCAAAACAtccatatttaattttttcatttaagATTTATAAAATTGGTGGCTATCCCATCCCATGTTGAATACGACAAGAACTTTAAGACTTGTGTCTTGTGGATCTCTTCAAATTCTCAGGAAAGTAGATAAAATATGGGGAGTTTCTTGATTTCGACTTTCTTTAGATTGTCTTGGGATTTGAAGTCGACTTCGAGggttgttatttcattttttatcaaaaaaatatctGGCTTGTTTGTTACTTGATGTGGGTTTGGAACTTTAGTTTACTCTTAATTCAGCACGAATATCTGAAACGATCAACTAAACTGTACATGATTTTAATATCCCTCTTTTCGTTATTCCGAATTAGCGACACATTTCTAGATAGATAAGGGTTTATTTTGCAAAGGGATATCGGACATAAAAGAAATTAAGGGCCAGTAGCGGCCTTACACACAGGGTCGTCCGGggctattttcttcttttctctaggAACTTTTGGAATTGGGTTTCAACAAGCTCGCCAATCATAGGAAAGACTTCGCGCCAGTTTGGTATTTTCTCTCTTAGATTTACGCCGAAGGCCACCTTGAGCGCTAATCTCCTCGTTTTCTCCAGCAGTTTTATAATTCTTGCCTTGGAGGGGGACAAAATCCACCCTTCCAGCCCATACATCAGTACTGGAAGGATAGCTGCCCGGAAGATGAATAGCACAGTATCTGGGGGCAGGCGGAATTTGATCAGGCACTTGATCATTTGTGTGCACCGTTTTTTCCTTAGGATGATAtcttcctcacactttccgttcTCGGAAAATTGGACTCCCAGGTACAGAAACGAGTGGGTCCTCCGGATGGATTCGATCGTATatggcagtggttcccaacctggggtaACATTTTCGCACTTTTTTTTGCCGACACTCTAGTGAGCGTGCATTTCTCGATTGACAGAGTCAAGTATTT
This window harbors:
- the LOC115228061 gene encoding lipoamide acyltransferase component of branched-chain alpha-keto acid dehydrogenase complex, mitochondrial-like, which gives rise to MKFLVVLFEVLTYTPTNIALFARTIPILLTDIGEGIKQVTVKEWHVVVGQKVDEFENICDVSSDKANVTITSRYSGVIKKLYYLTNDDAMVGHPLIDIEIDDQQEIETNLYPTNAENVSPKTTSFENESIMATPAVRRLARENNAVSFALLENPILNSIVDENEENIILNVDYGNLLLIERS